In a single window of the Anaerocolumna cellulosilytica genome:
- a CDS encoding J domain-containing protein translates to MESIWKILGIEETFDLDNIKNAYRQKLVSVNPEDDPEGFKALRSAYETALQQAKNTDTEKQSDTETLTEYDIWIKKIEEIYSNFTKRIDTACWTEVLQEDICISLDTSSEAKERLLRFLMDNFRLPYKVWRCLEECFHITDEKEELYEKFPREFVDYVIRSVSNEEFLNYTLFEGDEDSDYDGYISSYFKIKNSVDEGNTENFQELYTECKDYFIYHPYLMVEEARYYSKQQEYEKALELLKQLYESHAEDNYILYYLCDAYLKVGREQEASWHFNLLLEREPNHYSGKLGVAQCHILKQEYEKAKEMYLDILEVYHGDNYVNEKLLEVNEFLIEKFSKDYEQDKNNMKAGLELGWCLCQNGKYKETVDLLDAICPDEEHEFEYNNLKGRSLLYCEQYERALSYLPKWLEGLEAIEPDDTPENKKKRRRIGYAYYAIGCAYAELPGEDEEQNRETALEYLDNACQKETDSFERLGYKNYKANILFRLERYEQCVDVCDEIIEESAHYYPAFVRRQEAYYQLKRYQDVIDDYYRAVDIYAKEAKPYELAAKTFLQFDKYEDAFRIVERAEQEEVVSTRLLYYKARILRLMNRETADIVKAYELAAELKTEDKIQELERKGDAWYEGALCKIELNELDKAMEEIQEAILLAPSEGDYLYCKANILFNQCKYKEAKNLYEILKERYPDSDTLLFKLGRVYDLLELTATALSYYLKVLELYPEHGSVNHYIAAAYEVLGNQKHKNSYYEKALPYYTKQIEVYPNDYNYIERGLLYVKLERFEDAVEDYKLAIAYDPESPYPYNNMGIAYKYMKKFKEAIECFLKAVELRGDDKNMRPFLNLASCYSILKEYENAEKYYIENTRVFSEFKDAYKELGLFYRRIKEFDKAINFYEKEKARWQDEDEADYLVRLADTYLEKGDIRKAEALYKKAIKTNPESEDAFSSYAELCFYYKQKYRKALRLYKKAVDICNDATSYDHSDYLYYMGKAYYYMGDKDKAKAVMTEVMEYYIRTYGSISQYLSSSSYKPIRNYVIGIIYYYSGEIEKAREHLEKVDSNIICRQCKYSVCYEALIGKGLLLEYERKYAEAVRYYQEAKDITTDAYCHFLINRLKKAKSI, encoded by the coding sequence ATGGAATCTATATGGAAAATACTTGGCATTGAAGAGACGTTTGACTTAGATAATATAAAGAACGCCTATAGGCAGAAATTAGTGAGTGTAAATCCGGAAGATGACCCGGAGGGCTTTAAGGCGCTGCGTTCTGCTTATGAAACGGCGTTACAGCAGGCAAAGAACACGGATACCGAAAAACAGTCAGATACAGAGACTTTAACAGAATATGATATATGGATTAAAAAGATAGAAGAAATATACAGTAATTTTACAAAAAGAATTGATACCGCCTGCTGGACGGAAGTTCTACAGGAGGATATCTGTATTAGCCTTGATACCAGCAGCGAAGCAAAGGAAAGGCTTCTTAGGTTTTTAATGGATAACTTCAGGCTGCCCTATAAAGTATGGAGGTGCCTGGAGGAATGTTTTCATATTACGGACGAAAAAGAGGAACTCTATGAGAAATTCCCGAGGGAATTTGTTGATTATGTAATCAGGTCAGTAAGTAATGAAGAGTTTCTAAATTACACGCTGTTTGAGGGAGATGAGGACAGCGATTACGACGGATATATCAGCAGTTATTTTAAGATTAAGAATAGTGTGGATGAAGGGAATACAGAAAATTTTCAGGAACTTTATACAGAGTGTAAAGACTACTTTATTTATCATCCCTACCTGATGGTTGAGGAAGCAAGATATTATTCCAAACAGCAGGAGTATGAAAAGGCTTTAGAACTCTTAAAACAACTATACGAAAGTCATGCGGAGGATAATTATATTCTGTATTACCTGTGTGACGCATATTTAAAAGTCGGCAGGGAGCAGGAGGCTTCCTGGCATTTTAACCTGTTACTGGAACGGGAACCAAATCACTATTCGGGAAAACTGGGAGTGGCGCAGTGTCATATTCTGAAGCAGGAATATGAGAAAGCAAAGGAAATGTATCTGGATATTCTGGAGGTCTATCACGGAGACAATTATGTGAATGAAAAGTTGCTTGAAGTAAATGAATTTCTTATAGAAAAGTTCAGCAAGGATTACGAACAGGATAAAAATAACATGAAGGCCGGACTAGAATTAGGATGGTGCCTTTGTCAGAATGGGAAATACAAAGAAACCGTGGATTTACTTGATGCGATATGTCCTGACGAGGAGCATGAATTTGAATATAATAACTTAAAAGGCAGAAGTCTTTTGTATTGCGAACAGTATGAAAGGGCACTTAGTTATCTGCCAAAGTGGCTGGAAGGACTAGAAGCCATTGAACCTGATGACACGCCAGAAAATAAGAAAAAGCGAAGAAGAATCGGTTACGCTTATTATGCAATTGGCTGTGCATATGCAGAGCTTCCAGGAGAAGATGAAGAACAAAATAGGGAAACTGCTTTGGAATATCTTGATAACGCCTGCCAAAAAGAAACGGATTCCTTCGAACGATTGGGATATAAAAATTATAAAGCAAATATTCTATTTCGTTTAGAACGCTATGAGCAGTGTGTAGATGTCTGTGATGAAATCATTGAGGAATCCGCACATTACTACCCTGCCTTTGTAAGAAGACAGGAGGCATATTATCAATTAAAGAGATATCAGGATGTAATTGATGATTATTACAGGGCAGTGGATATTTATGCCAAGGAAGCAAAGCCTTATGAACTGGCTGCAAAGACCTTTTTACAGTTTGACAAATATGAAGATGCCTTTAGAATCGTCGAGCGTGCTGAACAAGAGGAGGTTGTTTCTACTCGCCTACTCTATTATAAAGCAAGAATTTTAAGATTGATGAATCGTGAAACTGCCGATATAGTAAAGGCATATGAACTGGCGGCAGAATTAAAAACGGAGGATAAAATACAGGAGTTAGAGCGAAAAGGAGATGCCTGGTACGAGGGTGCTTTATGTAAAATAGAGTTGAATGAACTTGATAAAGCAATGGAAGAAATCCAGGAAGCTATCCTATTAGCTCCAAGTGAAGGTGATTACCTATACTGTAAAGCAAATATTTTATTTAATCAATGCAAGTATAAGGAAGCTAAAAATCTTTATGAAATACTAAAAGAGCGTTATCCCGATAGTGATACCTTACTTTTTAAACTGGGAAGGGTATATGATTTGCTGGAGCTTACAGCTACAGCACTGTCCTATTATTTGAAGGTATTAGAGCTATATCCGGAACACGGCAGTGTGAACCATTATATTGCTGCTGCTTATGAAGTATTAGGAAATCAGAAACACAAGAATAGCTATTATGAAAAAGCATTGCCTTACTATACGAAGCAGATAGAAGTATATCCAAATGACTACAATTACATAGAGCGGGGACTATTGTACGTTAAGCTGGAACGCTTTGAAGATGCAGTTGAGGATTATAAGCTTGCTATTGCATATGATCCGGAAAGTCCATACCCATATAATAATATGGGTATAGCATATAAATACATGAAGAAGTTTAAAGAAGCAATAGAATGCTTTTTAAAAGCAGTTGAGCTTAGGGGGGATGATAAGAATATGCGTCCGTTCCTCAATTTAGCTTCTTGTTACTCTATCCTAAAAGAGTATGAGAATGCTGAAAAATACTATATAGAGAATACAAGGGTGTTTTCAGAATTCAAAGATGCTTACAAAGAACTGGGTCTATTTTATCGCAGAATTAAAGAATTTGATAAGGCTATCAATTTTTATGAGAAAGAAAAGGCAAGATGGCAGGATGAAGATGAGGCAGATTACCTCGTCAGGCTTGCAGATACCTATTTAGAAAAAGGTGATATAAGAAAAGCGGAAGCTCTATATAAGAAAGCGATTAAGACAAATCCGGAGTCAGAAGATGCTTTCAGCAGTTATGCTGAACTGTGTTTTTATTATAAACAAAAATACAGGAAAGCGCTCCGACTGTATAAAAAGGCTGTAGACATATGTAATGATGCCACTAGTTATGACCATTCGGATTACTTATATTATATGGGTAAGGCTTATTATTATATGGGTGATAAGGATAAAGCAAAGGCTGTTATGACAGAGGTTATGGAGTATTACATACGTACTTATGGAAGCATATCGCAATACTTAAGCTCTAGTAGTTATAAACCCATTAGAAATTATGTGATAGGTATCATCTATTATTACAGTGGAGAGATAGAAAAAGCCAGAGAGCATTTGGAAAAGGTAGACTCTAATATAATATGCAGACAATGTAAATATTCGGTGTGCTATGAAGCACTTATCGGGAAAGGGCTTTTACTGGAGTATGAAAGAAAATATGCAGAGGCGGTAAGATATTATCAGGAGGCCAAAGACATTACCACGGATGCTTACTGTCATTTTCTGATAAACAGGCTAAAAAAAGCGAAAAGTATATAA
- a CDS encoding leucine-rich repeat domain-containing protein, producing MDQESVTLELHIQYLREKDFITLLACKGYGTKVVIPSSIKGCPIKRIGPYAFSDQERSLSLVSKQEDIKCVIIEGIKVPGGKEDYICGSRLEEITLPSSIEVIDRYAFYNCKELLRINLPGGRIRIENGAFMNCDTLREVYVKALPEEASGVRGILTERNSELYITFKEEGVTGRFLFPEFYEDAIENTPARIFKYMIYGAGYRYRQCFEEERLDIAGYDAVFSSAEIQTLHETALDIAFLRLTYPYRLKDVMKQQYIEFIECHMDMALRRTIARENTKELMFLTTLGLITEGQYKEAQELAVSTGKKECAGILLKERLFYFPPTEKEYEL from the coding sequence TTGGACCAGGAATCAGTGACACTTGAATTACATATACAATATCTTAGGGAAAAAGATTTCATCACCCTCCTTGCCTGCAAAGGTTACGGTACAAAGGTAGTTATACCCTCAAGTATAAAAGGTTGTCCTATCAAAAGAATTGGCCCGTATGCATTTTCAGACCAGGAGAGAAGCCTATCCCTGGTGTCTAAGCAAGAGGATATAAAATGTGTGATAATAGAAGGGATTAAGGTACCCGGCGGCAAAGAAGATTACATCTGCGGCAGCCGCCTAGAGGAAATAACACTCCCGTCTTCTATTGAAGTAATTGACCGTTATGCCTTTTATAACTGTAAGGAACTGCTGCGGATTAATCTTCCGGGAGGAAGAATCCGGATTGAAAATGGGGCTTTTATGAATTGTGATACGCTTAGAGAAGTATATGTAAAAGCCCTGCCGGAAGAAGCCTCCGGAGTGAGAGGTATTCTGACGGAACGAAACAGTGAGCTATATATTACCTTTAAAGAGGAAGGAGTAACCGGAAGGTTTCTTTTCCCGGAATTTTATGAAGATGCGATTGAAAATACACCGGCACGAATTTTTAAATATATGATATACGGTGCCGGTTACCGCTATCGGCAGTGTTTTGAAGAGGAGAGACTGGATATAGCCGGTTATGACGCTGTATTTTCTTCAGCAGAAATACAGACATTGCATGAGACTGCATTGGATATTGCATTTTTACGACTTACTTATCCCTATCGGTTAAAGGATGTTATGAAACAGCAATACATAGAATTCATTGAATGTCACATGGATATGGCTCTAAGACGCACGATTGCCAGAGAAAACACCAAAGAACTTATGTTCTTAACAACGCTTGGCTTAATAACAGAAGGTCAGTATAAGGAGGCACAGGAGCTGGCAGTAAGTACAGGAAAAAAGGAATGTGCAGGTATTCTGTTAAAGGAACGACTGTTTTATTTTCCACCAACTGAAAAGGAATATGAGTTGTGA
- a CDS encoding molecular chaperone HscC, giving the protein MIIGIDLGTTNSLAAYFTEEGPKIIPGRLNNHLIPSVVSIDEDNHLYIGETAKERGVIYPESTASVFKRSMGTNKLFQLGGNEYSAEDLSSFILKALKENAEEYLGETVEEAVISVPAYFNDSQRKATKKAGELAGLKVERIISEPTAAAISYGLYQKNLNTKILVFDLGGGTFDVSILELYHNILEVRAVAGDNFLGGEDFTQILVDMFLKKHGLNIADMDSKTLSHIKKQAEHCKKGFSEQKSSLLQCNIKNELLECAIDINEYEKECEKLLERIRKPIKRSLADANFKLSEIDEIVLVGGATKLPIIRRFVGKLFGRVPDTSINPDEAVALGAAIQGAMKERKDAIKEVILTDVCPFTLGTEIVVERENQRMEAGHFCPIIERNTVIPASRTERLYTVYENQNKIRINVLQGESRFAMNNLSLGELLIEVPKGPAGKEAVDVTYTYDINSLLEVEVTTVSTGEKVRQIIKNKNNHMTDEQIEERMKELSYLKIPPREQEENKLLLFRSERMYEESVGDTRRRIEHHVHQFENALQKQDPNIIKAARAAFKEALDAIEEDQRLGFD; this is encoded by the coding sequence ATGATAATAGGTATTGATTTGGGAACTACGAATAGTTTGGCTGCTTATTTCACGGAAGAAGGCCCTAAGATAATCCCGGGGCGTCTTAACAATCATCTGATACCTTCCGTAGTAAGTATAGATGAAGATAATCATTTGTATATAGGTGAGACGGCAAAAGAAAGAGGCGTTATCTATCCGGAAAGTACCGCATCGGTTTTTAAAAGAAGTATGGGAACAAATAAATTGTTTCAACTTGGCGGTAATGAATATTCCGCAGAGGATTTATCGTCGTTTATTTTAAAAGCGTTAAAAGAAAATGCAGAGGAGTACCTGGGAGAGACAGTAGAAGAAGCGGTAATAAGTGTGCCGGCTTATTTTAATGATTCACAAAGAAAAGCTACAAAGAAAGCTGGGGAACTGGCCGGCTTAAAAGTCGAAAGAATAATCAGTGAACCAACTGCGGCAGCGATCTCTTATGGGCTCTACCAGAAAAATTTGAATACAAAAATTCTCGTATTTGACCTCGGTGGTGGAACCTTTGATGTATCCATCCTTGAATTATACCATAATATATTAGAGGTAAGAGCCGTTGCCGGTGACAATTTTCTGGGAGGGGAAGACTTTACACAGATATTAGTGGACATGTTTCTTAAAAAACATGGTCTGAATATAGCAGATATGGATAGCAAAACCCTCTCTCATATTAAAAAGCAGGCTGAACATTGTAAAAAGGGCTTTTCTGAGCAGAAAAGTTCTTTGTTGCAGTGTAATATTAAGAACGAGTTGCTGGAATGTGCCATCGACATCAATGAATATGAAAAAGAATGCGAAAAATTATTAGAGAGAATCCGAAAGCCTATAAAGAGAAGTTTAGCAGATGCTAATTTTAAGTTGTCTGAAATTGATGAAATCGTATTAGTCGGAGGGGCGACCAAGCTGCCTATTATACGTCGTTTCGTAGGAAAACTTTTTGGCAGGGTTCCGGATACCAGCATAAATCCTGATGAAGCCGTAGCGCTTGGAGCAGCAATTCAAGGTGCTATGAAAGAAAGAAAGGATGCAATCAAAGAAGTAATTCTGACAGATGTATGCCCGTTTACATTAGGCACGGAGATAGTAGTGGAAAGAGAGAATCAGAGGATGGAAGCAGGACATTTTTGTCCAATTATTGAAAGGAATACCGTAATTCCTGCCAGCCGTACCGAACGTCTTTACACAGTATATGAAAACCAGAACAAAATCCGTATTAATGTTTTACAGGGAGAGAGCCGCTTCGCAATGAATAATTTATCTTTGGGAGAGCTGTTGATAGAGGTGCCAAAGGGGCCGGCCGGTAAAGAAGCAGTTGATGTAACTTATACTTATGACATTAATTCATTGCTGGAGGTTGAGGTTACAACCGTGTCTACCGGTGAAAAGGTGCGTCAGATAATAAAAAATAAGAATAACCACATGACCGATGAACAAATCGAAGAAAGAATGAAAGAGCTTAGCTATTTAAAGATTCCGCCAAGAGAACAGGAGGAGAATAAGCTATTATTATTCCGAAGTGAGCGTATGTACGAAGAAAGTGTGGGGGATACCAGAAGAAGGATTGAGCATCACGTTCATCAATTTGAAAATGCCCTTCAAAAGCAAGATCCCAATATTATTAAAGCGGCAAGGGCTGCCTTTAAAGAAGCACTAGATGCCATAGAGGAAGACCAGCGTCTGGGTTTTGATTAG